A window of Pseudomonadota bacterium genomic DNA:
GTCAGGCGCAGGCACACGGCGTAGAGCCGCGCGTTGTGGCGCCGGTACAGGGTCTCGAAGGCCCGCGTATCGCCGGTGCGGGCCAGGCTCACCAGCTGCTCGTCGCTCCGCTCGTCCTCGGATTGATTCGCTCGAATGTCGATCACCGTTGCCGTCATGGGTCTCATCGCGTTCCGCGGCTGTTCGTCGTGGGGCCTTGGATGCTTCGCGCGACAGGAAAGGTTTGAGTCCGGACGCGTTGGAATCAAGCACCCGAGCCCTAGGCAGCGCTGTTCGACGGCCCAATATGGCCGATCAGCGGTTTTTTGGGGCAACTCGTGCGTAAAACAATTGTCGCATCCGGACACACCCGTGATGCACGAGGGGGGCGAATCGGTGCTCGATACCAAAAAATGCCGTGATCAGCGGCCGTGCAGCGCGCTCGCGAGCTGCGCAGCAGCGTTCGGACTGAGCTTGGCCCTGGGCGCGACCGCGAGCGCGCAGACCTCGACCGCCGGCACGGCAGCGCCGCCGTCCCCACCCTCCAAGCCCTGTGCGGGCGAGGCCTTTCGCGCCTTCGACTTCTGGCTCGGCGACTGGCAGGTGCGCACCGCGGACGGCAACGTGGCGGGCGTGAACCGGATCACCCGTCGCGAGGGCAACTGCGTGCTCCTGGAGCAGTGGACCGGCGCCTCGGGCAGCACTGGCATGAGCATGAACTTCTACAGCCCCGCCTCTGACCGCTGGCGCCAGGTGTGGCACAGCGCGTCCGGCGCCCTGATCGACATCAGCGGCGGTTGGACCGGAGAGTCGATGGTGCTGACGGGCACCATCGAGTACGTGGGCAACGCCACCACGCAACCCTTCCGCGGCACCTGGACGCCCCTGGAGGATGGCCGCGTGCGCCAGTTTTTCGAACAGTCGGGCGATGATGGCGAGACCTGGCAGGCTTGGTTCGAGGGCTTCTACGCCCGCCGGGAGTCCCCAGCCGAGCGTTAGCCGATCGCTATCGATAGCTATACGAGGTCGTAAGGTATCTACAGTAGTCCGCGCTCAGCCAGGGACGTGTAGCTCTCGTCTCCGACCACCAGATGGTCGACTAATCTCACCTCCACCAGCGCGAGGGCATCGCGCAGGCGTCGCGTGATCGCCTCGTCGGCGTGGCTCGGCTCCGCCACGCCACTGGGATGGTTATGGGCGACGATCATGGCTGCGGCGTTGTGCTCCAGGGCCTGGCGGACCACCTCGCGCGGGTGCACGCTGGCGCCATCGACGGTGCCCCGGAAGAGTTCCTCGAAGCAGATGAGGCGATTTCGGTTGTCGAGGTAGAAGCAGCAAAACACCTCGTGGGGCAGATCGCGCAGGCGTGCGCGCAGAAACTCGCTCGCCGCCTGCGGTGTATTGAAGGCCTCGGGGCGGTCGAGCGCCTCCTCCAGGTGCCGGCGCACGAGTTCCACCGCGGCCTGCAATTCCGCGTAGCGCGCACTGCCCACGCCGGGCACGGCACACAGGCGCTCTTGGCTGGCGTTCAGTAGCGCCCGCACGCTGCCGAAGTGGCCCAACAGGGCGCTGGCGATCTCGTAGGCGGATTGCTGGCGGTTGCCATGGCGCAGCACGATCGCCAACAGCTCGACGCTGGACATGGCGCGCGGCCCTAGCTGCAGCAAGCGCTCACGCGGGCGTTCTCGGGTCGGTGGATGGATCAACGGCGTCACGAGCGCGGGGAGGCGCCTCCGGGGCTTAAGGCTCAACCGAAGTTTGCGCGCGCGGTAGAGGTTTGCGCGTCGGCTTATCGCTATGATGTGCCCACTAATCCGATCGGTGAGGGGAGCGGACCTTGGCCGCAGCCGGCAAGCTCGAAGGTAAGCGCGTCCTGTTGGGCGTGAGTGGTGGTATCGCAGCGTACAAGAGTGCGGTGCTCGTGCGGCGTCTGCGCGAGCAGGGCGCCGAGGTGCAGGTGGTGATGACCGCCGGTGCCGCCCAGTTCATCACCCCCCTGACCCTGCAGGCGCTCTCCGGCCGTCCCGTGCGCGACGCCCTGTGGGACGACGCCGCGGAGGCGGCCATGGGGCATATCGAACTGGCGCGCTGGGCAGATCTGGTGCTGATCGCACCGGCCACGGCGCACCTCCTCGGCCGCCTGGCCAACGGGCTGGCCGACGACCTGCTCTGCACCCTTTGCCTGGCCACGGAAGCGCCCATCGTGATGGCGCCGGCGATGAACCGCGCCATGTGGCAGCACCCGGCCACCCAAGCTAACCGCGAGGTGCTGGCGCAGCGCGGTGTCACCCTGCTCGGGCCCGGTGAGGGATCCCAAGCCTGCGGCGAAGAGGGCGCTGGGCGGATGCTGGAGCCGGAGGAGATCGTGAGCGCGCTGGTCGGTGGCGACGCGCCCCTGGCCTCGGCCGTGTCCCAGGCGCTCGCGGGCCTACGCGTATTGATCACCGCCGGACCCACCCGCGAGCCGCTGGATCCCGTGCGCTTCCTGAGCAACCGCAGCTCGGGGAAGATGGGCTACGCCGTGGCCCAGGCCGCAGTAGAGGCGGGCGCGGATGTGGTACTTGTAAGTGGTCCAACGCACCTGGCAGCGCCGTCAGGTGTCGAGCGGGTGAATGTGGAGAGCGCGCGCAGCATGCATGAGGCGGTGATGGCGCGAACGGTGTCGGCTGACATATTCATCGGCACGGCGGCCGTGGCGGACTACGAGTGTCGCGAGCCAGCCGAGCACAAGATGAAGAAGGCCCAGCTGGGCGATCGGATGGTGCTGGAGCTGCATCCGGCGCCGGACATCCTGGCCGCCGTCGCCGCGCTGCCGGAGCCGCCGTTCAGCGTCGGCTTTGCTGCGGAGACCCGCGATCTCGAGCACAACGCGCGCCACAAGCTCGAGCGCAAGCGCCTGGACATGATCGCCGGCAACCTGGTGGGGGCCACGCGCGCCTTCGACTGTGCGGACAACGACATCACTGTGTTTTGGGCCGATGGCAGCCGCGCCCTCGGCCATCTACCGAAGCTCGCTCTGGCCCGTTCCCTGGTGGACGTGATCGGCGAGCGGTACCGAGCGACGAGAGGATAGCGCAATGCCTGAGGAGCTACGTTCGATCTCGCTGAAGGTGCTGGACCCCCGCCTGCGGGAGTTCGGCGTACCGGAATTGGCCACCCAGGGAGCGGCGGGTCTGGACGTGCGGGCGTGCATCGAGCAGCCGCTGAAACTGGAGCCCGGGGCGACGGAGCTCATCCCCACAGGCTTTGCCATCCACATCGGGGATCCCTCGCTTGCGGCGGTGCTTTTGCCCCGTTCGGGCATCGGTCACAAGCAAGGGCTGGTGCTAGGTAACCTGACCGGGTTGATCGACTCCGATTACCAAGGTCAGGTGTACGTATCCATGTGGAATCGTGGACGCTTCGCGCGCGAGATTACGCCGGGCATGCGGATCGCGCAGATGGTGTTCGTGCCGGTCGTGCAGGTGCGCTTCGAGGAAGTCGAGCGCTTCGAGGTAAGCGATCGCGGGGAAGGCGGTTTCGGCCACTCCGGGACGGAGTAGCGATCGGGGCGCGTGCCGTCCTCAGCGGCGCCCGCTGGCGCCGGTGCTCGTCTGGCGCAGGGCGTCCGGGGTGGCGAATTCGCGATAGATCTCGAGGTCTGACTCGAAGCGCCGCTCCTGCTCGATGAGCTTACGGCGCAGGTTCTCCGCATCTTCCTGGCGCTCGCTCAGGGCCTGGTTGGCCACCTGCAGATCGAGCAACAGATCTTCCGGCATCGGCGGCAGAGCGCTTTGCGGCGAGTACGGGAAGTTGAATTCCCTCGCCTTGGTCATGAGCGAGCGCAGTTCGTCGCGCAGCTCGCGCACCTTGTGGTCGTTGATCGACTGGCGGTAGTAAAGCGCTTCCATCCGAGACTCGTGGTAGGCCTCCAAATCGCCGATCGTGGCGTAGGAGCGGAAGAGGTTGTCGCGGTACTCCGCCTGGCGCTCCGCGAGGGCGGCGCGAGCGGCCTCGCGCTCGGCTTCCATCTTCTGGCGTGCGAGCTCTTCGGCGGTTGGCGCGCGCGGTGTCTTGCCGGTGACCACGCCCTGATCGTTCAGGGATTCAATCTCCTTGTCCTTGTACTCCGGCGGCACGCTATCGCCGATGTGCGTAACGCCGTTCTCGTCCACCCAGCGCTTGTACTCCTTCGCGACGGCACCGTTGGTAAGCACGCAGGCGAGGAGGCAAAGCCCCACCGAGCGAACCCACGATTTGTGCTGGCGACTGAACACGTTACATATCAACTCTGCGCTGCCTGGATGGAGGGACTCGGCGACCGGACCTGTCCCCGATCGACGACGTGGACGATCAGTTTACCGCCGCCGGCGGGCCCAGACACGTCATTGGACCCCGTACCTCGCCCGGTAGTCTTCTAGGGACTGCAGAATCTGTGATCTGTTCCCGTCGGCGCGCAACCATTGTGTCAAATCGTGAAGCGACGCCACGCTCGCGATCTGCAATCCCAGCTCGCGCTGCGCCTCATCGATGGCCGACAGCTCACCCTGGCCCCGCTCCTGGCGGTCCAGGGCGATGAGCACGGCGGCGGGGTCCGCGTCCTGCGCGCGAATGATCTGCACCGATTCCCTAAGCGCCGTGCCGGCGGTGATCACATCGTCCACCACCAGCACCCGACCGGCCAGGGGCGCGCCCACCAGATGCCCGCCCTCCCCGTGGTCCTTGGCCTCCTTGCGGTTGAAGGCGAAGGGCAGGTTGCGCTTGTGCTCGGTGGCGAGGGCGGCCGCCGTGGCCGTGACCAGGGGGATGCCCTTGTAGGCGGGGCCGAAGAGCATATCCACTTCGAGCTCGCGCTCCACGATCGTGTGCGCGTAGAAGCTTCCGAGCTTGGCGATCGCCTCCCCGGTGGAAAACAAACCGGCGTTGAAGAAGTAGGGGCTGACGCGGCCGGACTTCAGGGTGAACTCACCGAAGCGCAGGGCGCCCACCTCCTCGCAGAGGGAGAGGAATTGATCGCGGATGGAGCTGCTCGTGTTCATGGGCCTCGTCGACGGTGGCGTAGGACATGTGGCCCCGTATGATAAGCCGCCGAACCGCACCGGCGGCAGCTTCGAGGAATTCCCATCCATGCGTATCGTCACCGCCAACTTGAACGGCATCCGCTCCGCCGGCCGCAAAGGCTTCTTCAGTTGGATGACGCGCCAGCGCGCCGACGTGGTGTGCGTGCAGGAGACCAAGGCCCAGCGCGATCAGCTGGACGACGCGCTCTACCACCCGCGCAGCTTCCACAATGCTTTCGTGGACGCGCAGAAGAAGGGCTACAGCGGCGTCGCCCTCTACGCCCGCCGCGAGCCGGACGAGATCATCACCAGCCTGCGCGACGCGAGCCATGATCGCCACGCTGGCTGGGACGAATTCGACGCTGAGGGCCGCTACGTGGAGGCGCGCTTCGGCAAGCTGAGCGTGGTATCCCTGTACCTGCCCTCGGGCTCCTCCGGTGACGTGCGCCAGGACGCCAAGTGGCGCTTTCTGGACCTGTTCGGCCCGCACCTCGAGCGCTTGGCCAAGGGCGAGCGTCAGTACGTGATCTGCGGCGATTGGAACATCGCCCACAAGCGCATCGACATCAAGAACTGGCGCAGCAACCAGAAGAACTCCGGCTTCCTGCCGGAGGAACGTGCCTTCATGGACACGCTGATCGACGACTACGGCTACGTCGAT
This region includes:
- the coaBC gene encoding bifunctional phosphopantothenoylcysteine decarboxylase/phosphopantothenate--cysteine ligase CoaBC, translating into MAAAGKLEGKRVLLGVSGGIAAYKSAVLVRRLREQGAEVQVVMTAGAAQFITPLTLQALSGRPVRDALWDDAAEAAMGHIELARWADLVLIAPATAHLLGRLANGLADDLLCTLCLATEAPIVMAPAMNRAMWQHPATQANREVLAQRGVTLLGPGEGSQACGEEGAGRMLEPEEIVSALVGGDAPLASAVSQALAGLRVLITAGPTREPLDPVRFLSNRSSGKMGYAVAQAAVEAGADVVLVSGPTHLAAPSGVERVNVESARSMHEAVMARTVSADIFIGTAAVADYECREPAEHKMKKAQLGDRMVLELHPAPDILAAVAALPEPPFSVGFAAETRDLEHNARHKLERKRLDMIAGNLVGATRAFDCADNDITVFWADGSRALGHLPKLALARSLVDVIGERYRATRG
- the pyrE gene encoding orotate phosphoribosyltransferase, translating into MNTSSSIRDQFLSLCEEVGALRFGEFTLKSGRVSPYFFNAGLFSTGEAIAKLGSFYAHTIVERELEVDMLFGPAYKGIPLVTATAAALATEHKRNLPFAFNRKEAKDHGEGGHLVGAPLAGRVLVVDDVITAGTALRESVQIIRAQDADPAAVLIALDRQERGQGELSAIDEAQRELGLQIASVASLHDLTQWLRADGNRSQILQSLEDYRARYGVQ
- the radC gene encoding DNA repair protein RadC codes for the protein MIHPPTRERPRERLLQLGPRAMSSVELLAIVLRHGNRQQSAYEIASALLGHFGSVRALLNASQERLCAVPGVGSARYAELQAAVELVRRHLEEALDRPEAFNTPQAASEFLRARLRDLPHEVFCCFYLDNRNRLICFEELFRGTVDGASVHPREVVRQALEHNAAAMIVAHNHPSGVAEPSHADEAITRRLRDALALVEVRLVDHLVVGDESYTSLAERGLL
- a CDS encoding exodeoxyribonuclease III, giving the protein MRIVTANLNGIRSAGRKGFFSWMTRQRADVVCVQETKAQRDQLDDALYHPRSFHNAFVDAQKKGYSGVALYARREPDEIITSLRDASHDRHAGWDEFDAEGRYVEARFGKLSVVSLYLPSGSSGDVRQDAKWRFLDLFGPHLERLAKGERQYVICGDWNIAHKRIDIKNWRSNQKNSGFLPEERAFMDTLIDDYGYVDAFREVDQREEQYTWWSNRGQAYANNVGWRIDYQILSPSLAGSVSKARVYREKRFSDHAPLIIDYAF
- a CDS encoding DUF4124 domain-containing protein, whose product is MGLCLLACVLTNGAVAKEYKRWVDENGVTHIGDSVPPEYKDKEIESLNDQGVVTGKTPRAPTAEELARQKMEAEREAARAALAERQAEYRDNLFRSYATIGDLEAYHESRMEALYYRQSINDHKVRELRDELRSLMTKAREFNFPYSPQSALPPMPEDLLLDLQVANQALSERQEDAENLRRKLIEQERRFESDLEIYREFATPDALRQTSTGASGRR
- the dut gene encoding dUTP diphosphatase; translated protein: MPEELRSISLKVLDPRLREFGVPELATQGAAGLDVRACIEQPLKLEPGATELIPTGFAIHIGDPSLAAVLLPRSGIGHKQGLVLGNLTGLIDSDYQGQVYVSMWNRGRFAREITPGMRIAQMVFVPVVQVRFEEVERFEVSDRGEGGFGHSGTE